AAGAAGATCGAGGAGGTTGCGGACGCGTGCCCCGACCTCGAAGAGGTCATTGTGATGAGCGAGACGGCGGACGAGCCGCCCGTCCCCATGACGCACTGGGACGATGCCCTGGCGGCGGGCCGCGATTACTGGGCCGGGCACGAAGATGAGCTTACCGGCATCGCGGAGTCCATCACGCCGGAGGACACCAGTGCCCTCATTTACACGAGTGGCACCACCGGCCAGCCGAAGGGGGTTGTGCTGACGCACCGCAACTTCTGTTCGAACGTGAAGGGCGCCCTGCAGCGCATTCCCATCGGCGAAGACGATCATCACCTCTCGTTCCTGCCTCTCTCGCACGCCTTCGAGCGGACGGCGGGCCACATGGCCGTGCTCGCAGCCGGGGCCACCATCAGCTACGCGGAGAGCATCGAGGCGGTGAGCCAGAACCTCCAGGAGGTGCAGCCGACCCTCATGATCTCGGTGCCGCGCATGTTCGAGAAGGTGTACACGCGTGTGACGAGGCAGGCTGATGAGGGCGGCGCCCTTAAGCAAAAGCTCTTCGACTGGGCCGTGGGGGTGGGGGAACGGCACGCCGAGGCCCAACAGGAAAATGGCACGGGGCCGGGTCTGCTTCTTCGCGGACAGCGGGCCGTGGCCCGCCGGCTCGTCTTTTCCAAGCTGCACGAGAAGCTCGGCGGGAACCTCCGGTTCGCCGCCTCCGGAGGGGCGGCGCTGCCCGAGGAGATTGGCACCTTCTTCCAGGCCGCGGGCGTGACCATCATTGAGGGCTACGGCCTTACGGAGACGGCCCCCGTCCTCACGATCAATCCCCTGGACGCCCCCCGCTACGGCACCGTGGGTCACGTCATGCCTGGGGTGACAGTTGCCATTCAGCCGTTGGAAGAGAGCGAGCCGGTCGGGGCGGTGAGTGGCAGCGACTACCCCACGTCCCTCTCCACGTCCGAAGGGGAGATTCTGGTGAAGGGCCCCAACGTGATGAGGGAATACTGGAACCAGCCCGAAGAGACGCGGGCGGCCTTCGACCCGAACGGCTGGTACCACACCGGCGACGTGGGGCGCTTCGAGGAGGGCTATCTCAAGATCACGGACCGGATCAAGCACATGATTGTCACGGAGGGCGGAAAGAACGTCTACCCCGGCCCGATCGAGGAGACGTTCAAGACCAAGGGCTGGATCAACCAGATCGTCGTGGTTGGGGAGGGGCGCCCGTTTCTCGCGGCCCTGGTGGTGCCCGACTTCGACGCCCTCCGGATGCGGGCACGGGACGAGGGGATTGACGAGTCCACCTGCGGCGACGCGGAGCTGCTGCGTCACGACGCGGCGCAGGCCCTGTTCCAGGACATCTTCACGGCCTACAACCAGGACGCGGCGGCCCACGAGAAAATCCGCAACTTCCGCCTCCTGGGCGAGCCGTTCACCGTTGAGGAGGGGACGCTCACCCCTACGCTCAAGCTCCGTCGCAGCGTCATCCGGGAGCGCCACGCGGATCTCATCGACGAGATGTACGAGGAGTTCGGGCGGTGACGGAGTGCGTGTCGAACCCTGACGGGCGGCCGCCGGGATGCCCTCCGCAGTCGCTCCCCCGCGTCCGCTTCTGGGCCCATGGACCGGGAGGCCCTGTGTGGATAACCGTTGAACTCCCCTTCAGGCGGCCGTCCGCCCCGATGGCTGGGGCGGTCGTTCCGGATCTCGACTCCGCATCGGCCCTATAAGACACTTGAACATTTTTCTCGGGGCATGGCGCAGTCCGGTAGCGCGCGTCGTTCGGGACGACGAGGTCGCCGGTTCAAATCCGGCTGCCCCGACCCTCCGAAAGCGGCCTTCACGGTTGGTGGAGGCCGCTTTTGCTTTGCTGAGCCCTTCGCGTCGATCCCTGAAGGGCTTTCCGGGGGCTTCAAGAATAATCCCACCCGCACGACCGTTTACAACGCGTAGCTTGGTTAGGGACAGGGCCAAGAAAACCTCCCGGCCCACGAAACACTCTGATCGATCTTCGTATTCTCGGACGTATATTCGCGGGCTTCGCTAGTCGGGGGTGTCCCCGGTTCAACCTCTTTCCTCCACGTTTTTCCACCACGATCCACTCTTATGCTACAACGTTTGTTCAAGTCGTCCTGCCTCGGCCTGATCGCCCTTGCCTTCGCCTTCACCGCCCCCGCGTTCGGCCAGATGCCCCAGCAGCCGGACACGACCACCCTCTCGGCCTCCGATGTAAGCCAGGAGCAAGTTGACAAGGCGGCCCGCATCGCCGCGGCCGTGCAGTCTTCCATGCGCGCGCAGCAGATGAAGATGCGCAAGCAGATGAAGGAGAAGTACGGCAACCCGCAAGAGATGGACTCCACCCAGAAAGCCAACGCGCGGCGGGAGATGAAGCGCCAGCAGATGCGGATGCGCAAGCAGCAAATGCAGATGATGCAGCAGGAGTCGCAGAAGGAGAACATGGACCCTCAGATGTTCCGGCGCATCATGCGGTCGGCGCAGCAGGACTCCACGCTGAAGAAGCAGATTCAGCAGGCCATGAAGGCGCAAATGAAGCAGCAGCAGTCACAGATGCAGCAAAACCCGAACTCGCAGAACTAGTCGCGATGTTCGTGGGGCCTCGCCGACAAGGGCGAGCGTTCTTGTACATTGTGTCCGATTGGAAAGCGGCCCTTGCCCTGCGGCAACGGCCGCTTTCTTGTTGGGACCTATCCGGGCCCATCGAAGCGGGGATCGGGACCTGACCGGGTGCTGTCCGTAATTAGGACCCGCCCCTATTCTGGGGAGGCAAAGAACCGAACTGTCGCCCGTATTTCTCCTTCACGCTCCCGTGCCGTGCAGTATTTGAGTACCCGCACACCCGAGTATCGCGTTTCCCTCTCCACGGCGCTGCAAGACGGCCTGGCGCCGAACGGAGGACTGTACGTCCCTGAACGGTTTCCAGACCTCGGCCCTGGGGCGTTCGAGGGCTGCGCCACGATCGAAGACGTGGCGGAGCGGCTTTTGCGCCCGTTTGCAGAGGGAGACGACCTGGCGGATGTGCTACCGGGGATCTGTGAGGCGATGTTCGGTTTCCCGGTGCCGCTGCGTGAGATCGGCCGGGGGACGAGCGTCCTCGAACTCTTCCACGGCCCCACGGCGGCGTTTAAGGACGTGGGGGCGCGCTTCCTCGCCGACAGCCTTGCTCGTCTCAATAAAGGAGCCGAGCAGCCGCTCACCATCCTCGTGGCCACCTCGGGCGATACTGGGGCGGCCGTGGCGGCGGCCTTCTGGAAGAAGCCCAACGTCGAGGTCGTCGTCCTCTACCCGAAGGGCAAGGTGTCCGCCCGGCAGGAGAAGCAGCTCACCGGGTGGAGCGACAACGTGCAGACCGTGGCCGTCCGCGGCGTGTTTGACGACTGCCAGACGCTCGTGAAGGAGGCCTTTCAGGAGGAGGCATGGCAGGAGCGCCTGCGCCTCTCCTCTGCCAACAGCATTAACATCGGGCGCCTGCTGCCGCAAATGACATACTACGCCTACGCCAGCCTCCGGCACTGGCGCGCCCACGGCACCCGTCCGAACGTGATCGTGCCGTCCGGCAACCTGGGCAACGGGCTCGCCTGCCTCTACGCCCGCGAGTGCGGACTGCCGATCGGGGAGGTTATCTTTGCGACGAACGAAAACCGCCCCGTCACGCACTACCTGAAGACCGGTGAGTACGAGGCGTTTGAGACGAAAGAAACCCTCGCGACGGCGATGGACGTGGGCAACCCCAGCAACATGGAACGCCTGCGTTACCACTATTCCGGCAGCGGTCGGGGCGAGGCGCTGCGCGACGCCATCGGCGCCGAGCGCGTACCCGACGAGCAGATCGAACGGCACATTCGCCAAGGGCCCGAGGCCTGGGACACGGTGTGGGACCCCCACACGGCCACTGCGGTTGAGGCCCGCGAGCACCTTGACCCCGACGACGAGCGCGAGTGGATCCTGGTGGCCACCGCGCATCCGGCCAAGTTTCCAGAGGTGGTGGAGCCGCTCGTGGGGCATGAGGTTGACGTGCCCGAGCCACTGGCCGAGGTGATGGCACGGTCGCATCCTGTCCCCGAGGTGGACCCGACGCTCTCGGCGGTGGCGGACGTGGTGTTCGAGAACCGCAGGCCCGACGCGACGGAGCACGCGTAGAGAGATTCTCACCCGTTGGTTCCTCCCCCGGTCGTGCGCTCGATGCACCGTCTTCGCTGCATCTCTGAAGGGAAAAACATGAACGGCAGACAGGCAGGTCTGCGGTACATCGTGGGGGGCGTGCTGCTGGGGGTGGCCCTGCTGCTCGGCGGCGGGTGTGGGGGAGAACCTCAGAGCGGCCGAGAGGCCTCCGAGACGACGCGGAGGACAAAAAACGGATCGCCAGCGCGGAGGCAGGCCGTGCAGTGCAGGCGTCCAGAGGGAGACATTGTGACGTTTCGAGCGCTCGTCCGTCCCGACTCGCTCGTGCTGCGGGTGCCCGCATCGTTTGGGGGCGGCACGCGCCACCTTGCGTCGGCACGGGCCGCCAGCGGGGCCAAGTACGAAGGCGACGCCGCGATGGTCTGGAGCAAGGGGAGCAGCGCCACCGTCAACATCGATGGCCGGCGCCTCGAGACGTGCACCATTGCGCCCCAAGTGGAGCGACAAGACGAGCATCCCCCCGGCCTGCAGTTTCGGGCGATAGGGCAAGAACCCGGATGGATCGTGGAGGTGACCGACGATAGCCTCCGGTTTGCCTGGGCCTACGGGCAGCGTGAGGTCACCACCTCGCAGTTCAGCATGGACGCGGACGACGAGCGCATTCTCTACGAGGCCGATACGGATCGTGACGCCCTGCGTGTCGTGGCCCGACCCCACTACTGCACGGATCCGATGAACGGGGGGCTGTTTAGCCACACGGTGACGGTTACGCTCGCCGGCGATTCCCATACCGGGTGTGGGCACCCGGTGCGGTAGTTTGACACTGGCGCCTATCGCCCGCAGACCCGTTCCAGTGAGGCGGAGGCCCTCAGTGCCCTTCTGCGGGAGGACGGCGCGGGCGCTCGTCGGGGCGAAGCTCTTCGATGCTCTGCCGCATGATTCGTATATTGATGCCGTCGCCATATTGCCTCGGTGGATCCCCTTGGCACCATGCCCTCGTCTTTTTCGATCGCCGGTCGCCTTGTCGACTTGCACGCCCGCGAGATTCGGCCGGCCACCGTGCACGTCCGGGGCGGCGTGATTGAGCGCATCGAGCCGACCGAGACGGTGCCGGAGCGATATCTGCTGCCGGGGTTCGTCGACGCGCACGTTCACGTCGAGAGCGCGATGCTGCCGCCGTCGGAATTTGCACGGGCGGCGGTAAGGCACGGGACCGTGGGCACGGTGAGCGACCCGCACGAGATTGCCAACGTGCTTGGCGTGGAGGGGGTTGAGTACATGATTGCGGACGGTCGCCCGGTGCCGTTCCACTTTGCGTTTGGCGCCCCGTCGTGCGTGCCGGCCACCCCCTTCGAGACGAGCGGGGCGGAGCTCGGGCCGGACGCGGTGTCGGAGCTGCTGGACCGCGACGACGTGCCCTACCTCAGTGAGATGATGGACTACCCCGGCGCCATCGATGGGGCCCCGGACGTGCTGGCGAAGATTCGGGCCGCCCAGGTGCGCGACAAGCCGGTGGACGGCCATGCGCCCGGTGTACGGGGGGACGACGTGGCCCGATACGCGGCTGCGGGCATCGGGACGGACCACGAGAGCGTCTCGATTGAGGAGGCCCGCGAGAAGTTGGAGGCGGGCATGAAAATCGCGATCCGGGAGGGCTCGGCCGCTAAGAACTTCGACGAACTAATTCCGCTGATGGACGAGGCGCCGGACCGCCTCATGTTTTGCAGTGATGACCGCCACCCGGATGCCCTCGCGGAGGGCCACATCGACGCCCTTGTCCGCCGCGCCCTCAACCGCGGATACGACCGGTTTGATACGCTCCGTACCGCCTGCGTGCATCCGGTTGAGCACTACGGGCTGGACGTGGGGCTGCTGCGCGAAGGAGATCCGGCGGACTTCATTGTGGTGGACGACCTGGACGCGCTACATGTGCAACGGACGTACGTTGAGGGGACGCTCGTCGCCGAGGAGGGAGAGACGCACATCGAGCGCGTTGCGTCCGATGTCGCCAATCGATTCGAGGCGGGGCCGGTCGCACCGGCGGATTTTCGGGTGCCAGCGGGTGGCGATCAGGTCCGTGCGATCACCGCCGTCGACAACCAGTTGGTAACCGGGGAGGAAGTCGTGGCGACGCCGATCGAGGACGGATGCGCCGTGGCGGACCCGGACCGGGACGTGCTCAAGCTTGCCGTGGTGAATCGGTACACGGAAGAGAGCGCACCGGCCGTCGCCTTCGTCTGGGGCTTTGGGCTCGACAGGGGCGCCCTTGCCTCCAGCGTGGCCCACGACTCCCACAACGTGGTGGCCGTGGGGGCCAGTGACGATGCCCTGGCCCAGGCCGTGAACGCGGTCGTGCGGGTGGAGGGCGGGATCAGCGCGGCGGCGGACGACACACAGGTCCTGCCGCTTCCCATCGCTGGGCTCATGAGCGATGAGCCGTACGACGTGGTGGCCCGGCGCTATACGCGTCTCAACAACCACGTCCGAGCGGAGCTGGGCAGCTCGATGGACGCGCCGTTCATGACGCTTTCATTCCTGGCGCTGCTCGTCATTCCGCGGCTTAAGCTCAGTGACCAGGGCCTCTTCGACGGAGCGGCGTTCGAGTTCGTAGACCGGTTCGTCGATTGACTGAACGTAGGGGGGAGCGCATGCTGCTTCTTGCAATCAACCATTTCCTATGTCCAACGCTGACGCCATTGTTGTAGGCTCGGGCCCGAACGGGCTCGGTGCCGCCGTCGTGCTCGCCCGGGCCGGGTGGGACGTGCACGTAATCGAACAGGCCGATGCCGTCGGCGGCGCGGCGCGATCGGAAGAAGTGACGCGTCCGGGCTTCGTCCACGATCTCGGCTCCGCCATCCATCCGCTCGCCGCGGCGTCGCCCCTGTTTCGGCGGCTCCCCCTCGACGAGTATGGCCTATCGTGGGTGCAGCCGGACCTGCCGCTCGCCCATCCGCTGGACGGGGGGCGGGCCGTGGCGATGCACCAGTCCCTGGAGAAGACGGCCCTCGGGCTCGGAAGCGACGCGGGGCGCTACCGATGGCTAAACGGACCGATTGCGGATCGGTGGCGGGACGTCCTCGACGAAGTGCTCCAGCCGGTGCTTCACCTGCCGCGCGCCCCGCTGCTCCTGGCGCAATTCGGCCTGCGGGCGATCTGGCCCGCGCAGCTTCTGGGGAAGGGCCTTTTCCGGACGGAGGAGGCGCGGGCTCTGCTCGCGGGACTGGCCGCCCACTCCAACCTGCCGCTGTCGGCGCTCGGGTCGACGGCCTTCGGCCTCGTCCTCGGAATGGCCGGGCACGCGGTGGGGTGGCCGTTTCCGAAGGGGGGCGCGGGGGCCGTCACACAGGCGCTGGCGGACTACCTCCGCGACCTGGGCGGCACCATCGAGACGGGCCGCCGCGTGCACTCCGTCGACGATCTGCCCACATCCCGGACGGTAGTGCTCAACCTGACGCCCCGGCAGGTGCTGCGCGTCGCCCGGCCGCGGCTGCCCGCCCGCTACGAAGCGCAGTTGACACAGTACCGCTACGGCGCGGCAGCCTTTAAGGTCGACTACGCCCTCAGCGATCCGATTCCGTGGGCTGCGGAGGCCTGTGGACGAGCCGGAACCGTGCACGTAGGCGGCACGCTGAATGAAATTGCCGCGTCGGAGCGGGCCGTGGCACAGGGGCGTGTGCCCGAGCGCCCGTACGTGCTCCTTGCCCAGCACAGTCGCTTCGACGAGACCCGTGCCCCTGGCGACCAGCACACCGCGTGGGCCTACTGCCACGTCCCCAACGGGGCGAGCGGAGACGCGACGGCCCAGATTGAACGGCAGATCGAGCGGTTTGCGCCCGGCTTCCGGGACACCATTCTGGAGCGGCACGTCATGGGCCCGCAGGCGCTGGAGGCCTGGAATCCGAACCTCGTGGGCGGGGACATCAACGGGGGCGCCCTGGATCTGGGGCAACTGATCGCACGGCCGGCCCTTCGGTGGAGTCCCTACCGCATTCCGGGCCGGACGGCCCGCGGGGCGCAGCTGTACATGGCCTCCGCGTCGACGCCGCCCGGCGGGGGGGTGCACGGCATGGCGGGCCGGCACGCCGCCCACACCGTGCTCGCGGACGCGAGTCAGGGCGTGTAACTCGTCGGTGGGGGCCGCCGAGCGCCCCCGCTTCTGGCAACTACGCTGCCTGCAGTTGAGGGCCGGCCTTCGCAATCTCCGGGGCGGCGTCGTCCTCGTATTTCTCAAAGTGGTCGTGGAAAAGGCCCACGAGGTGCTCGGCCTTCTCGTCGTAGGCCTGCGGGTCGTCCCACGTCTCACGCGGCATCAGAATATCGTTGGGAACGTCGGGGCACTCGGTCGGCACGTCGAGGCCAAAGACCGGCTCCGTTTCCTTCGGGGCGTCGCGCAGCGAGCCGTCGTGGATGGCGTCGATCATAGCGCGGGTGTGCTTGAGCGGCACGCGGTGGCCCACGCCGTACGGTCCGCCGGTGATGCCCGTGTTCACGAGCCAGGCCTCGGCGTCGTGCGTGCGGATTTTTTTGGCCAGCATTTCGGCGTACTTGTCCGGCGGCCACACGAGGAACGCGGCGCCAAAGCAGGCGCTGAACGTGGCCTGCGGCTCGTCGACGCCCATCTCCGTGCCGGCCACCTTCGCCGTGTACCCGCTTATGAAGTGGTACATGGCCTGCTCGGGCGTGAGCTTGCTTACCGGCGGCATCACCCCGAACGCGTCGTACGTGAGGAAGATGATGTTGTCTGGGTGCCCCCCCATCCCCGGAATCTTGGCCCGGTCGATGTAGTCGAGCGGATAGGAGGCGCGGGTGTTTTGGGTGACGGAGGTATCGTCGTAGTCGATCTCCCGGGTGTCCTCGTCGTAGACCATGTTTTCGAGCACGGTGCCGTAGCGAATAGCATTGTAAATTTCCGGCTCGTCCTCTTCGGACAGCCCCACCGCCTTGGCGTAGCAGCCCCCTTCGATGTTGAAGACGCCGTCGTCGCTCCAGCAGTGCTCGTCGTCCCCGATGAGCTTACGGTTCGGGTCGGCGGACAGGGTCGTCTTGCCGGTGCCGCTGAGGCCGAAGAAGAGCGAGACGTCCCCCTCGTCGCCCTCGTTCGCCGAGCAGTGCATCGAGAGCACATCCTTCTTCGGCATCAGGTAGTGCATCACCGTGAAGACGCCCTTCTTCATCTCCCCGGCGTACTCGGTGCCGAGGATGACCATCTCCTGGTTCTCAAACGACAGATCCACGCTCGTCTTCGAGCTCATGTGTTTGGTCTGCCGGTTGGCCGGAAATTCGCCCGCGTTGTAGATCACGAAGTCCGGCTCCCCAAAGGCCTCCAACTCCTCCTGGGAGGGCCGGATCAGCATGTTGTGCATGAAAAGGGCGTGATACGGGCGGGAGCAAATGATGCGCACCTTGAGGCGGTGCGTCGGGTCCCAGCCGGCGAACCCGTCCATTACGTAGATGCGCTGACGGGTATTCAGGTAGTCCTGCGCCCGCTCCTTGTTGATGTCAAAGGTATGGTCGTCGATCTCCATGTTGATCGGCCCCCACCAGATGTCGTCCTCGCTGTCGGGGTGCCGCACGATGCGCTTGTCGGCGGGACTGCGGCCGGTCTTGTCGCCCGAGCGGATGGTGAGGGCGCCGCTGTGGGCGATGGCGGCCGTGGGGTCGTAGTGGATGGCCTCCTCATAGAGGCGCGCGGGATCCGCGTTGCGGAGAATGGTGTCGGGACTGATGCCGTACCGGGACAGGTCGATATCGGACATGACGGTCGGGGAAACGTATGCAAGATGAGATGGGCGGAACGATTGTCAACCTACAAAAAGACACGCCCGAATG
This window of the Salinibacter grassmerensis genome carries:
- a CDS encoding MliC family protein; amino-acid sequence: MNGRQAGLRYIVGGVLLGVALLLGGGCGGEPQSGREASETTRRTKNGSPARRQAVQCRRPEGDIVTFRALVRPDSLVLRVPASFGGGTRHLASARAASGAKYEGDAAMVWSKGSSATVNIDGRRLETCTIAPQVERQDEHPPGLQFRAIGQEPGWIVEVTDDSLRFAWAYGQREVTTSQFSMDADDERILYEADTDRDALRVVARPHYCTDPMNGGLFSHTVTVTLAGDSHTGCGHPVR
- a CDS encoding AMP-dependent synthetase/ligase, whose product is MPAQVEFDTIPEMFFRLCERYRGRERPVLRHKVRGEGWHEITWEGFQSRVQGLAGHLHQQGVRKGDRVAVLSENRPEWAVSDLGIQSVGAANVSIYTSLPPSKVAYILRDAGAKVCIVSVPVQRKKIEEVADACPDLEEVIVMSETADEPPVPMTHWDDALAAGRDYWAGHEDELTGIAESITPEDTSALIYTSGTTGQPKGVVLTHRNFCSNVKGALQRIPIGEDDHHLSFLPLSHAFERTAGHMAVLAAGATISYAESIEAVSQNLQEVQPTLMISVPRMFEKVYTRVTRQADEGGALKQKLFDWAVGVGERHAEAQQENGTGPGLLLRGQRAVARRLVFSKLHEKLGGNLRFAASGGAALPEEIGTFFQAAGVTIIEGYGLTETAPVLTINPLDAPRYGTVGHVMPGVTVAIQPLEESEPVGAVSGSDYPTSLSTSEGEILVKGPNVMREYWNQPEETRAAFDPNGWYHTGDVGRFEEGYLKITDRIKHMIVTEGGKNVYPGPIEETFKTKGWINQIVVVGEGRPFLAALVVPDFDALRMRARDEGIDESTCGDAELLRHDAAQALFQDIFTAYNQDAAAHEKIRNFRLLGEPFTVEEGTLTPTLKLRRSVIRERHADLIDEMYEEFGR
- a CDS encoding phytoene desaturase family protein, with protein sequence MSNADAIVVGSGPNGLGAAVVLARAGWDVHVIEQADAVGGAARSEEVTRPGFVHDLGSAIHPLAAASPLFRRLPLDEYGLSWVQPDLPLAHPLDGGRAVAMHQSLEKTALGLGSDAGRYRWLNGPIADRWRDVLDEVLQPVLHLPRAPLLLAQFGLRAIWPAQLLGKGLFRTEEARALLAGLAAHSNLPLSALGSTAFGLVLGMAGHAVGWPFPKGGAGAVTQALADYLRDLGGTIETGRRVHSVDDLPTSRTVVLNLTPRQVLRVARPRLPARYEAQLTQYRYGAAAFKVDYALSDPIPWAAEACGRAGTVHVGGTLNEIAASERAVAQGRVPERPYVLLAQHSRFDETRAPGDQHTAWAYCHVPNGASGDATAQIERQIERFAPGFRDTILERHVMGPQALEAWNPNLVGGDINGGALDLGQLIARPALRWSPYRIPGRTARGAQLYMASASTPPGGGVHGMAGRHAAHTVLADASQGV
- the thrC gene encoding threonine synthase, translating into MQYLSTRTPEYRVSLSTALQDGLAPNGGLYVPERFPDLGPGAFEGCATIEDVAERLLRPFAEGDDLADVLPGICEAMFGFPVPLREIGRGTSVLELFHGPTAAFKDVGARFLADSLARLNKGAEQPLTILVATSGDTGAAVAAAFWKKPNVEVVVLYPKGKVSARQEKQLTGWSDNVQTVAVRGVFDDCQTLVKEAFQEEAWQERLRLSSANSINIGRLLPQMTYYAYASLRHWRAHGTRPNVIVPSGNLGNGLACLYARECGLPIGEVIFATNENRPVTHYLKTGEYEAFETKETLATAMDVGNPSNMERLRYHYSGSGRGEALRDAIGAERVPDEQIERHIRQGPEAWDTVWDPHTATAVEAREHLDPDDEREWILVATAHPAKFPEVVEPLVGHEVDVPEPLAEVMARSHPVPEVDPTLSAVADVVFENRRPDATEHA
- the ade gene encoding adenine deaminase gives rise to the protein MPSSFSIAGRLVDLHAREIRPATVHVRGGVIERIEPTETVPERYLLPGFVDAHVHVESAMLPPSEFARAAVRHGTVGTVSDPHEIANVLGVEGVEYMIADGRPVPFHFAFGAPSCVPATPFETSGAELGPDAVSELLDRDDVPYLSEMMDYPGAIDGAPDVLAKIRAAQVRDKPVDGHAPGVRGDDVARYAAAGIGTDHESVSIEEAREKLEAGMKIAIREGSAAKNFDELIPLMDEAPDRLMFCSDDRHPDALAEGHIDALVRRALNRGYDRFDTLRTACVHPVEHYGLDVGLLREGDPADFIVVDDLDALHVQRTYVEGTLVAEEGETHIERVASDVANRFEAGPVAPADFRVPAGGDQVRAITAVDNQLVTGEEVVATPIEDGCAVADPDRDVLKLAVVNRYTEESAPAVAFVWGFGLDRGALASSVAHDSHNVVAVGASDDALAQAVNAVVRVEGGISAAADDTQVLPLPIAGLMSDEPYDVVARRYTRLNNHVRAELGSSMDAPFMTLSFLALLVIPRLKLSDQGLFDGAAFEFVDRFVD
- the pckA gene encoding phosphoenolpyruvate carboxykinase (ATP) is translated as MSDIDLSRYGISPDTILRNADPARLYEEAIHYDPTAAIAHSGALTIRSGDKTGRSPADKRIVRHPDSEDDIWWGPINMEIDDHTFDINKERAQDYLNTRQRIYVMDGFAGWDPTHRLKVRIICSRPYHALFMHNMLIRPSQEELEAFGEPDFVIYNAGEFPANRQTKHMSSKTSVDLSFENQEMVILGTEYAGEMKKGVFTVMHYLMPKKDVLSMHCSANEGDEGDVSLFFGLSGTGKTTLSADPNRKLIGDDEHCWSDDGVFNIEGGCYAKAVGLSEEDEPEIYNAIRYGTVLENMVYDEDTREIDYDDTSVTQNTRASYPLDYIDRAKIPGMGGHPDNIIFLTYDAFGVMPPVSKLTPEQAMYHFISGYTAKVAGTEMGVDEPQATFSACFGAAFLVWPPDKYAEMLAKKIRTHDAEAWLVNTGITGGPYGVGHRVPLKHTRAMIDAIHDGSLRDAPKETEPVFGLDVPTECPDVPNDILMPRETWDDPQAYDEKAEHLVGLFHDHFEKYEDDAAPEIAKAGPQLQAA